The region ATTCCCCGCGCGGCTGATGGCGATCGCACTATCCCCGGCGCGGTCGATCATGTCCGCGTTGCAATCAGTCGTCGCAAACCGCCGGTCACCGCCCCCAACACCGCGTCCCAATCGCCGAACCGCGGCTGCCGATACAGCGTCGCGGTCGGATACCACGGGCTGTCCGTGCGTTCGAGCAGCCACGGCCAGTGTGGATTCACGTCGAGCAGCACCCACGTGCGTGCGCCAAGGCCGCCCGCCAGATGCGCGACCGACGTGCACACCGTGATCACCAGGTCCAGCGCGCCGATGAATGCGGCTGTGTCGTCGAAACTGCGCAGTTCCGCGGTGAAGTCCTCGATCGCGAACCCGGCCGCGCGCGCCGCGGCCACGTCCGCGTCCGCGCCAGGCTGCAGCGAATAGAACGCGACGTTGTCGACGCCGCGAAACGCATCGGCATAGCGTTCGAGGCCGACGCGGCGGAACGGATTGCGCTGATGCCCGGCACTGCCCGTCCACACGAGACCGACCTTCAGCCGGCCTTCTCCCGCGAGCCGCGCACGCCACGCGTCACTCAGGGCCGGATCGGCATGCAGGTACGGCACCGACGCGCCGAGCGTCGACGTCTCCATTCCGAGCATCAGCGGCAAGCCAATCAGCGGCACTTCGCAATCGAACCGGGGCAATTCGTCGACACCGCCGCCCGCGCTGAATGCGTCCACGTGCGCGCCGAGGCTGCGCTGCATCAGCGTGGCGACCTGCGGAAACGTGTTCCATGCGAGTCGCCCGCCTTCGCGGTGCACACGCTCGGCGAGCGGCGCGACGAAACGCGCGAACTGCAGCACGTCGCCGAGCCCCTGCTCGCCCCACAGGAGCAGTGTCTTGCGCGCGAGCGGCTCGCCGTGCCAGCGCGGCCCGGGCAGCGCCGGCCGGCGGCCGCGCAATTCGCCCGCGCCGTCCCAGCGCGCCTCGTGGCCGCGCCAGCCGGCCGCGTAGTTGCCGCGCACGAGCTGGATGATCGCAAGGTTGAAACGGAACGACGCGTCGTCAGGCGCAAGCTCGCACGCGCGCGCCGCGTAGCGCTCGGCGTCGTCCCAGCGCTGCGCCTCCTTCATCGCCATCGCGATGTTGTTCAGCGCGAGCGCGTTGTCGGGCGCGATCTCCGCGAGCCGCGCCGCACACACGAGTGCGCCGTCGAGGTCCTGCGTCGCGAGGCGCGCGACGACCAGGTTGATCCACGCCTGTACGTCGTGCGGATCGGCGTCGACGGCCGTCTCCAGCAGCGCGATTTCTTCGCTGCGATCGCCGCCCGACAGCCGCAGCGCAATCGCGAGGTTGTTGCGCAGCGACGGCCAGCCCGGATCGAGCGCATGGGCAGCACGGTACGGCGCGATCGCATCGGCATGGCGGCCGAGCATCTGCAACGCGTAGCCGTGATTGAAGCGGGCATCGGCGCCCGGATGCACGCGCGCCGCGCATTCGGCCAGCGCGAGCGCATCGCCCGCGCGCTGCCGCGCGATGAGCGTCGCGGTGAGCTGCGCGAGCGCGGCCATGTCGACCGCATGCAGATGGCCGGCCGCGGCGAGCCACAGCGCGTGCGCAGCGTGTTCGCCGCGCGCGCGTGCATCGGCCGCCTGCCCGAGCAATGCGAGCAGCGGCGGCATCAGCGGAATGAGGAAGTCGTTCGAATCGTCCATGCGGTCCGGAGTGGGCTGGCGGTCGTGCGGCGGCGGTCGCGCGCGCCGCGATACGCGCATCTTAACGCCCGCGCCACGCGACGCGGCAAGCGACTCGACCGGCGCGTCGCGACGCGGCGCCGACGCATGCGACGGGCACGCGACTCGTCGCGCCCAGGCTTCGCAACGGCCGTGCAGCGGCGCGCAGAGGCCGTCCCCATGCCGCCGGCGGCCCGTTCATCCGCGTTCCGGCCGCATCCGGTCGCCGATCCGGTAAAATTGCACGTTTCAGCACACTAACAAGCCGCGCCGCCGCGCGAGCCGACCCTCCGGGCGTTGCCCGGAGCGCCGTCCGCAACGGAGCGCCAGCGCCACGAAGGCTCTTCATGCTTACGTTTCAGCAAATCATCCTGACGCTGCAGTCCTACTGGGACAAGCAGGGTTGCGCTCTGCTCCAGCCCATCGACATGGAAGTCGGTGCGGGCACGTCGCACGTCCACACGTTCCTGCGCGCGGTCGGCCCCGAGCCGTGGCGCGCCGCGTACGTGCAGCCGTCGCGCCGCCCGAAGGACGGCCGCTACGGCGAGAACCCGAACCGCCTGCAGCACTACTACCAGTATCAGGTCGTGCTGAAGCCGGCGCCGGAGAACATCCTCGACCTGTACCTCGGCTCGCTCGAAGCGCTGGGCTTCGACCTGAAGCAGAACGACGTGCGCTTCGTCGAGGACGACTGGGAGAACCCGACGCTCGGCGCGTGGGGCCTCGGCTGGGAAGTGTGGCTGAACGGGATGGAAGTCACGCAGTTCACGTATTTCCAGCAGGTCGGCGGCCTCGACTGCAAGCCGGTGCTCGGCGAGATCACGTACGGCCTCGAGCGCCTCGCGATGTACCTGCAGAAGGTCGAGAACGTGTACGACCTCGTGTGGACCGAGTGGGAGGAGCAAGGCCCGAACGGCCCCGAGCTGCGCCGCCTGTCGTACGGCGATGTGTACCACCAGAACGAGGTCGAGCAGTCGACCTACAACTTCGAGCACGCGAACGTCGACCTGCTGTTCACGTTCTTCAACAGCTACGAAGCGGAAGCGAAGAAGATGATCGACGCGCAGCTCGCGCTGCCCGCATACGAGCTCGTGCTGAAGGCCGGCCATACGTTCAACCTGCTCGACGCGCGCGGCGCGATCTCGGTCACCGAACGTGCGGCGTACATCGGTCGCATTCGCGCGCTGTCGCGTCTCGTCGCGCAGGCTTACTACGACTCGCGCGAGAAGCTCGGCTTCCCGATGCTCGGCAATCCGCCGGGCGTGCCGGGCCTCACCACCGACGCCCAGGACGCCGCGCAGCCGGCATGGGCGCCGCCGCTGAAGGTCGAACGCAAGATCGATCAGGACTGACGAGACGAGACTTATTCCACACATGACGCACAATCATCCCGCCCCCCTGCTCGTCGAACTGCTGACCGAAGAGCTGCCGCCGAAGGCGCTCGCCCGCCTCGGCGACGCATTCGCCGAAGGTCTCGCGCAACGCCTCGCGGCGCGCGACCTCGTCGAAGGCGAAC is a window of Burkholderia latens DNA encoding:
- a CDS encoding tetratricopeptide repeat protein yields the protein MDDSNDFLIPLMPPLLALLGQAADARARGEHAAHALWLAAAGHLHAVDMAALAQLTATLIARQRAGDALALAECAARVHPGADARFNHGYALQMLGRHADAIAPYRAAHALDPGWPSLRNNLAIALRLSGGDRSEEIALLETAVDADPHDVQAWINLVVARLATQDLDGALVCAARLAEIAPDNALALNNIAMAMKEAQRWDDAERYAARACELAPDDASFRFNLAIIQLVRGNYAAGWRGHEARWDGAGELRGRRPALPGPRWHGEPLARKTLLLWGEQGLGDVLQFARFVAPLAERVHREGGRLAWNTFPQVATLMQRSLGAHVDAFSAGGGVDELPRFDCEVPLIGLPLMLGMETSTLGASVPYLHADPALSDAWRARLAGEGRLKVGLVWTGSAGHQRNPFRRVGLERYADAFRGVDNVAFYSLQPGADADVAAARAAGFAIEDFTAELRSFDDTAAFIGALDLVITVCTSVAHLAGGLGARTWVLLDVNPHWPWLLERTDSPWYPTATLYRQPRFGDWDAVLGAVTGGLRRLIATRT
- the glyQ gene encoding glycine--tRNA ligase subunit alpha, producing the protein MLTFQQIILTLQSYWDKQGCALLQPIDMEVGAGTSHVHTFLRAVGPEPWRAAYVQPSRRPKDGRYGENPNRLQHYYQYQVVLKPAPENILDLYLGSLEALGFDLKQNDVRFVEDDWENPTLGAWGLGWEVWLNGMEVTQFTYFQQVGGLDCKPVLGEITYGLERLAMYLQKVENVYDLVWTEWEEQGPNGPELRRLSYGDVYHQNEVEQSTYNFEHANVDLLFTFFNSYEAEAKKMIDAQLALPAYELVLKAGHTFNLLDARGAISVTERAAYIGRIRALSRLVAQAYYDSREKLGFPMLGNPPGVPGLTTDAQDAAQPAWAPPLKVERKIDQD